A segment of the Terriglobales bacterium genome:
GATCGGGCGCATCCATGTCACTCTTTTGCAGCACGCACATCGATACGCTGCCGTCCGGCTCGATTGTCAATCGCAGCACCATCTGCCCTTTCAACGTCGGGTTATTTCGAAGTTCGCGGTTGTACAGTCGATAGAACGCCGCCTTATATCGATCGAATACGATCTGTATTTCTTCATCGGTGCGGGCAGGCCCCGGTCCGCTGCGCGCCTTCGGTCGATCAGCGCCGCCGCCGGCGATCCCGGCGATTGGGCTGGTGGCGCGGGCTATTGAAACGCCGCCTGCGCCGCCATGACCGATGCCACCGCCTCCACCTCCGCCACCGCCTCCCACACTGTGGTTCAACGAAGCGAGATTGATGCCGCCGCTCGATCCGGGTGTATTGGTCGTCAGCGCGGAATGTGACGAGGATCGGCCCACATCATCGGCGGCGCCATAGCGCGCATCGGCACCAAGACGCGGCGCAACCTGGTCGGTGGCGAGGCTCGCAAACTGCTCTTTAAATGCCAGGATGCCAGCCTTTCCAATCTTCTCCTTTTCCTGCGCAGCAGCGTCCGGACCCGGCGGGAGTTCGGGCACCGAAGGCCTATCCGGACCGACCGGGGCGTTCGGTTTCGGGAATAGCGCAGGCGCCGGCGTCGATGAGGCCGAGGCTTTTTCCCTGGCTATAGGAAGCGGCACGGCGGGCGCAGGGACCTCAATCTTCGGTGCTCGATAGAAGACTACGTCGAGTTCTTTTCTAGGAGGCTTGCTAGGCAGCAGCATCTTCGCCGGCACGAGCAGCAGTACAGCCAGCACCAAGGAATGGATCGCCAGGCTCTTCAGCATGCTCCGGGTGGATATAGCCCCGGAATTTTTCAACTTCCTGCTTGCGGTTTCCATGGTTGTCACCAAGCAGCCAGCTTCAGTGGGTAATGAATTCGATTTTTAAATCTTCGACGTTCGACTTCGCGAGGTCGATGATGCGCAGAACACCCTCGTAGTTCAATCTGTCGTCGGCGTCCAGGAACAGCACACGCTTTTCCGTGGGCTGAGCGCTCAGAATCTGAGCTACTCGCGCGGGCAAATCGGCTGCGGGAATTTTTTGATTGGCCAGGATAACTTGACAGTCCGCAGGGAGCCCCTCGCCTTTCGGCGGCTGGAGGATGCGGCAGCCGCTCGGCGCAATGCTCAGAATCAGCCGCGATTCTGCGGCCTGCGCGGCCGCGGGCTGTGCGGAGGTTCGAGGTATGTCGACGTTGTAGCCCTGCATCAGCAGCGGGACAACGACCATGAAGATGATCAGCAGCACGAGCACCACGTCGACCAGCGGCGTAATGTTGATCTCGGACTGCAGACCCGAATCGGAATCGTCTCTATTCATCTGCATGAGTGTTAGTCTCTCCGACCTTC
Coding sequences within it:
- a CDS encoding biopolymer transporter ExbD, coding for MQMNRDDSDSGLQSEINITPLVDVVLVLLIIFMVVVPLLMQGYNVDIPRTSAQPAAAQAAESRLILSIAPSGCRILQPPKGEGLPADCQVILANQKIPAADLPARVAQILSAQPTEKRVLFLDADDRLNYEGVLRIIDLAKSNVEDLKIEFITH
- a CDS encoding AgmX/PglI C-terminal domain-containing protein, giving the protein MLKSLAIHSLVLAVLLLVPAKMLLPSKPPRKELDVVFYRAPKIEVPAPAVPLPIAREKASASSTPAPALFPKPNAPVGPDRPSVPELPPGPDAAAQEKEKIGKAGILAFKEQFASLATDQVAPRLGADARYGAADDVGRSSSHSALTTNTPGSSGGINLASLNHSVGGGGGGGGGGIGHGGAGGVSIARATSPIAGIAGGGADRPKARSGPGPARTDEEIQIVFDRYKAAFYRLYNRELRNNPTLKGQMVLRLTIEPDGSVSMCVLQKSDMDAPDLAAQVVERVKTINFGAKEGVQAVTISYPIDFLPAA